The following are encoded in a window of Glandiceps talaboti chromosome 5, keGlaTala1.1, whole genome shotgun sequence genomic DNA:
- the LOC144435437 gene encoding HHIP-like protein 2: MNYNSLLFIVSISIVTIVSCHPQCLDYLPPFAENQGLTFCPEYSAFGCCTILHENEIKEKYDNMLKEIKAMGQVSSKCQNYMQRILCQECSPFASHLYDTETNLAKKIFPGLCRDYCLEFYEKCSHVIQYMTDDESVISASETGPAFCEYIRASDEDYCYPDILDDDVLAEELTTAIDNKDGCLCVEEFASNLVMPVLAVHAGDGSHRLFVGELQGIVHVYFKNGTKTDEPFLDMANRLLTSGGRAQGDERGLMGLAFHPNFKDNGRIFVSYVNGTEDPVTGKGADMTLTVSEMRISEDDENLVDASFERILLVIEEPGTTHNDGQLLFGPVDGFMYIFLGDGGSPGSLISPLGDPWGSRGNGQNLTSFQGSVLRIDIDSETGGKPYGIPQDNPFVDIPDAFPEIFAYGFRSLWRSSVDRGDKKTGEGRGRIFCGDVGHRRYEEIDIVLKGGNYGWRAKEGYACQYIDMCTDGSLGEDVEPIHVYNHTFGKAVIGGYVYRGCQSPNLYGRYIFGDYFKGNLFMLTENKTSGEWQSKDICMGDESICNNGLVGTYPKYLLSFGEDESGELYILSTSKAWLNIVGGKVLRIVDPSRRGNPEECLNLNTGSRPTASIFLIMTLMAISNFSTELIVSSLWLH, translated from the exons ATGAATTACAATTCGCTTCTCTTTATTGTATCGATCTCTATTGTTACCATTGTCTCGTGTCATCCCCAATGTCTGGACTACCTTCCACCATTTGCTGAAAACCAGGGACTAACGTTTTGTCCCGAATATTCAGCTTTTGGATGTTGCACCATACtccatgaaaatgaaattaaagaaaaataCGATAACATGTTAAAAGAAATCAAAGCCATGGGACAGGTGTCCAGTAAATGCCAGAATTACATGCAGAGAATTTTATGTCAGGAGTGCTCACCGTTTGCTTCACATTTGTATGATACTGAAACAAATCTAGCAAAGAAAATATTTCCCGGACTCTGCCGTGATTACTGCTTGGAGTTTTATGAGAAGTGCAGTCATGTCATACAGTACATGACCGACGATGAATCAGTCATCTCAGCGAGTGAGACCGGACCTGCGTTCTGTGAATACATACGGGCCTCTGATGAGGATTACTGCTATCCCGACATTTTGGATGACGATGTTCTCGCCGAAGAACTCACAACTGCTATCGATAACAAAGACGGCTGTCTCTGTGTTGAAGAGTTTGCCAGCAACCTCGTAATGCCTGTACTCGCCGTCCATGCTGGTGACGGATCACATAGACTTTTTGTCGGCGAACTACAAGGTATCGTTCATGTATACTTTAAAAATGGGACCAAAACTGACGAACCTTTCCTGGATATGGCAAATAGGTTATTGACTTCAGGAGGGCGAGCGCAGGGTGACGAACGTGGACTaatgggtcttgctttccatccaAACTTCAAAGACAACGGTCGAATATTTGTCAGTTATGTCAATGGCACCGAAGATCCTGTCACTGGAAAGGGAGCTGATATGACCCTTACAGTTAGTGAAATGAGAATATCGGAAGATGATGAAAACTTAGTAGACGCTTCTTTTGAACGCATTTTGTTGGTTATCGAAGAACCGGGCACTACGCATAACGATGGACAATTGCTGTTCGGCCCAGTTGATGGATTCATGTACATATTTCTTGGCGATGGTGGGAGTCCAGGTTCTCTGATTTCACCACTGGGAGATCCCTGGGGTTCAAGAGGAAACGGTCAAAATTT AACAAGTTTCCAGGGATCTGTTCTACGAATCGACATAGACAGTGAAACTGGCGGAAAGCCCTATGGTATACCACAAGATAACCCTTTTGTTGACATACCAGATGCTTTCCCGGAAATCTTCGCCTATGGATTCCGTAGTTTATGGCGAAGCTCCGTCGACAGGGGAGACAAAAAGACTGGCGAAGGTAGAGGGCGGATATTCTGTGGTGATGTAGGACATAGACGTTATGAAGAGATTGACATCGTTTTGAAAGGTGGAAATTATGGATGGAGAGCTAAAGAAGGGTACGCATGTCAGTACATTGATATGTGTACGGACGGCTCCTTAG GAGAAGATGTAGaaccaatacatgtatacaatcaCACATTCGGCAAAGCAGTAATTGGTGGATATGTCTACCGTGGTTGTCAATCCCCCAATCTCTACGGAAGATACATATTTGGTGATTACTTCAAGGG CAACCTGTTCATGTtgacagaaaacaaaacaagtgGTGAATGGCAATCGAAGGACATATGTATGGGTGATGAAAGTATTTGCAACAACGGTCTGGTTGGAACCTATCCAAAATATCTACTATCGTTTGGAGAGGATGAATCAG gagaattgtatattttatcaacAAGCAAAGCTTGGCTAAATATAGTAGGCGGCAAAGTCTTACGGATTGTAGATCCCTCAAG
- the LOC144435620 gene encoding uncharacterized protein LOC144435620, with product MSEESVAYRTRGIIMIIVGLIMLAAGIALVAVLIAVIWYGAMLIICGIVSIVIGGALIKKSFTLDPSRVEALDTTRHQQQQSQGPTVITTTGVMGPQYGGAPYSGAYGDAGAPPPAYGQYPGPPAAAGGVGEGDFPPGLGPAGQQGQAGYSYSNPGYTPSGPGFGEPSPYGQPPPYSNYGAPPGKM from the exons ATGAGCGAAGAAAGCGTAGCATATCGCACCAGGGGCATCATTATGATAATAGTCGGTCTTATAATGCTAGCCGCTGGTATTGCTTTGGTAGCAGTATTGATAGCAGTTATATGGTACGGTGCTATGTTGATTATCTGTGGAATTGTGTCTATCGTCATAGGGGGTGCACTCATTAAAAAGTCTTTCACTCTAGACCCGTCTCGAGTGGAAGCTCTAGATACAACacgacatcaacaacaacaatcgcAAGGCCCTACTGTGATTACAACCACTGGAGTTATGGGACCTCAATACGGCGGTGCGCCATATTCAGGGGCGTACGGTGATGCTGGTGCGCCACCACCGGCATACGGTCAGTATCCCGGACCACCAGCCGCAGCAGGAGGTGTCGGTGAAGGAGATTTTCCTCCTGGATTGGGCCCAGCTGGACAACAAGGACAAGCTGG GTATAGTTATTCAAATCCAGGGTATACGCCCAGTGGACCGGGTTTTGGAGAACCATCGCCATATGGCCAACCGCCTCCCTATAGTAATTACGGTGCTCCCCCCggaaaaatgtaa
- the LOC144435613 gene encoding uncharacterized protein LOC144435613 yields the protein MDEETKAYRIKGGIVMVVGLIMLVAGIFLVASLSSFFYYGCLLGFCGIAAIVIGGLLIKRSMTPNQTHAQALGITQQQQQQQQQSQGPTVITTTGTMATQYGGAPSGAPYSGGYGSAPPPAYGQYPGPPAAAGVGEGDFPPGLGPDGQQAQAGYSNYSPSGPGYAPNGPGYAPGGPGYGEPSQASPYGQPPPYSNYGGPPPGKM from the exons ATGGATGAGGAAACCAAGGCATATCGCATCAAAGGCGGCATTGTAATGGTGGTTGGCCTCATCATGCTAGTAGCTGGGATTTTTTTGGTCGCATCATTGTCGTCATTTTTCTATTATGGTTGCTTACTGGGTTTTTGTGGAATTGCCGCTATTGTCATAGGGGGCCTGTTGATTAAAAGGTCGATGACCCCGAACCAGACTCATGCACAAGCTCTGGGtataacacaacaacaacaacaacaacaacaacaatcgcAAGGACCTACTGTGATTACAACCACTGGAACCATGGCAACCCAATACGGAGGTGCGCCGTCCGGTGCGCCATATTCAGGCGGATACGGTAGTGCGCCACCACCGGCGTATGGCCAATATCCCGGACCACCTGCCGCAGCAGGTGTCGGTGAAGGAGATTTTCCTCCTGGACTGGGCCCAGATGGACAGCAAGCACAAGCTGG CTATTCAAATTATTCTCCCAGTGGACCGGGATATGCACCAAATGGACCGGGGTATGCACCCGGTGGACCCGGGTATGGAGAACCGTCCCAAGCGTCGCCGTATGGCCAACCGCCTCCATATAGTAACTACGGTGGGCCACCTCCCGGAAAAATGTAG